A region from the Candidatus Binatia bacterium genome encodes:
- a CDS encoding AAA family ATPase, with protein MKMPQTIKELRDSGYKPRTVKQEMRHNLIAAMERNDDRFPGIVGYDRTVLPQIENAILSGHDFILLGLRGQAKTRLLRSLGRFLDDFVPAIDGCELNDDPLNPICPACKRRVAEQGDQVAVRWIPREERYREKLATPDVTIADLIGDIDPIKAANERRSYSDPEVMHYGIIPRTNRGIFAINELPDLQPRIQVGLLNILEEKDIQVRGFPIRLPLDIQIVFSANPEDYTNRGNIITPLRDRIASQIMTHYPFTIEDAMRVTEQEAWVQREDGIEIIVPPYIRELVEMVAVQARKSSYVDQSSGVSVRMTIALLENIISNAERRAIRTGERRMAVRVCDLQHALSSITGKVELVYEGEQEGAVAVAKHLIGKAVKEIFTKYFPDAYKAKEKGEGAASEYDPIFRWFAQGKKVEISDELPTREFHKRLGAVNGLEDLPKRYLPMRDPAEVPTGMEFVLEALHQNSILAKERTDTAALAYTDMFSTMLGKPEEAED; from the coding sequence ATGAAAATGCCGCAAACTATTAAAGAGCTTAGAGATAGCGGATACAAGCCGCGGACGGTGAAGCAGGAGATGCGGCACAACCTGATTGCCGCCATGGAACGGAACGACGACCGCTTCCCCGGAATCGTCGGTTACGACCGAACCGTGCTCCCCCAGATCGAGAACGCGATCCTGAGCGGGCACGACTTCATCCTCCTCGGGCTTCGCGGCCAGGCCAAGACCCGGCTGCTCCGCTCGCTCGGCCGCTTCCTGGACGATTTCGTACCCGCGATCGACGGCTGCGAGCTGAACGACGATCCGCTGAACCCGATCTGCCCCGCGTGCAAGCGGCGCGTGGCCGAGCAGGGGGATCAGGTGGCCGTGCGGTGGATCCCGCGGGAGGAGCGCTATCGCGAGAAGCTCGCCACGCCCGACGTGACGATCGCCGACCTGATCGGCGACATCGACCCGATCAAGGCGGCGAACGAACGGCGCTCCTACAGCGACCCCGAGGTGATGCACTACGGCATCATCCCGCGCACCAACCGCGGCATCTTCGCCATCAACGAGCTGCCCGACCTGCAGCCCCGCATCCAGGTCGGTCTCCTGAACATTCTCGAGGAGAAGGACATCCAGGTCCGCGGCTTCCCGATCCGGCTCCCGCTGGACATCCAGATCGTCTTCTCGGCCAACCCCGAGGACTACACGAACCGCGGCAACATCATCACGCCGCTGCGCGACCGGATCGCCTCGCAGATCATGACCCACTACCCCTTCACCATCGAGGACGCCATGCGCGTCACCGAGCAGGAGGCGTGGGTGCAGCGCGAGGACGGCATCGAGATCATCGTGCCGCCCTACATCCGCGAGCTGGTGGAGATGGTCGCCGTCCAGGCGCGCAAGTCCTCGTACGTGGATCAGTCGAGCGGCGTGAGCGTGCGCATGACCATCGCGCTCCTCGAGAACATCATCTCCAACGCCGAGCGGCGCGCCATCCGGACGGGCGAGCGGCGCATGGCGGTCCGCGTCTGCGACCTGCAGCACGCCCTCTCGTCCATCACGGGCAAGGTGGAGCTGGTCTACGAAGGAGAGCAGGAGGGCGCGGTCGCCGTGGCCAAGCACCTCATCGGCAAGGCCGTGAAGGAGATCTTCACCAAGTACTTCCCCGACGCCTACAAGGCGAAGGAGAAGGGGGAGGGCGCCGCGTCCGAGTACGATCCGATCTTCCGCTGGTTCGCCCAGGGGAAGAAGGTGGAGATCTCGGACGAGCTTCCGACGCGGGAGTTCCACAAGCGGCTCGGCGCGGTGAACGGGCTGGAGGATCTGCCCAAGCGCTACCTGCCGATGCGCGATCCGGCCGAGGTCCCGACCGGCATGGAGTTCGTGCTCGAGGCGCTGCACCAGAACTCGATTCTCGCCAAGGAGCGCACCGACACCGCCGCGCTCGCCTACACCGACATGTTCTCCACGATGCTCGGCAAGCCGGAGGAGGCGGAGGACTGA
- a CDS encoding Lrp/AsnC family transcriptional regulator produces MALRDRTSLDSPADLDPIDRRILALLQQDAKRSQADVAKEVGLTAPSVNERIRKLERAGFIRGYVALLDDRKLGYDITAFVEVFVEHPKFETPFIEAVAELDEVLECHHITGEFSLLLKVKVTDMAAFRRLLIEKLNTIRGVRQTRTVMVLDTWKEQHRIKVD; encoded by the coding sequence ATGGCGCTCAGAGACCGAACCTCATTAGACAGCCCGGCCGACCTCGACCCGATCGACCGTCGAATCCTGGCGCTTCTCCAGCAGGATGCCAAGCGCTCCCAGGCCGACGTGGCCAAGGAGGTCGGGCTCACGGCGCCCTCGGTCAACGAGCGGATTCGGAAGCTCGAGCGGGCCGGCTTCATCCGCGGCTACGTCGCGCTCCTGGACGACCGGAAGCTGGGCTACGACATCACGGCGTTCGTCGAGGTCTTCGTCGAGCACCCCAAGTTCGAGACGCCCTTCATCGAGGCCGTCGCGGAGCTGGACGAAGTCCTCGAGTGCCACCATATCACCGGAGAGTTCTCGCTGCTCCTCAAGGTGAAGGTGACCGACATGGCGGCCTTCCGGCGCCTGTTGATCGAGAAGCTGAACACGATCCGCGGCGTGCGGCAGACCCGGACCGTGATGGTGCTGGACACGTGGAAGGAGCAGCACCGGATCAAAGTGGATTGA
- the lat gene encoding L-lysine 6-transaminase: protein MTPTATGTSVRVTPDQVHATLARHMLADGFDFVLDLDKSQGVWLHDSRGNKTLMDFFSFFASNPVGMNHPGIKSPEFQARLVKAALHNVTNSDVYTTEMAEFVETFARHAMKDAFVHSFFVAGGTLGIENALKAAFDWKVRQNFARGWREERGAKVLHFEQAFHGRSGYTLSLTNTTDPRKTAYFPKFDWPRVANPKAEFPLTEDRLKDVKAREALAVAQMDRAFERYGDDIAAIIIEPIQGEGGDNHFRAEFFKELRRFADEKGAMLIFDEVQAGFGLTGKFWAYEHYGVSPDMVCFGKKAQICGFIANKRIDEVKDNVFHVSSRINSTWGGTLVDMVRSQRYLEIMAEDRLLENAAARGAELLAGLEGFAKEFPEHVMNARGKGLMCAFDLRDGGLRDAVIANAYAEGVVVLGCGPTSIRFRPPLVISKEEIAQGLEKFRSSIKKAIGR, encoded by the coding sequence ATGACCCCGACCGCCACCGGCACCTCGGTCCGCGTCACACCGGATCAGGTCCATGCCACGCTGGCCAGGCACATGCTGGCCGACGGCTTCGACTTCGTCCTCGACCTCGACAAGAGCCAGGGGGTCTGGCTGCACGATTCGCGCGGCAACAAGACCCTGATGGACTTCTTCTCCTTCTTCGCCTCGAACCCGGTCGGGATGAACCATCCCGGCATCAAGAGTCCCGAGTTCCAGGCGCGGCTGGTGAAGGCCGCCCTCCACAACGTCACCAACAGCGACGTCTACACCACGGAGATGGCGGAGTTCGTGGAGACGTTCGCGCGCCACGCCATGAAGGATGCCTTCGTGCACTCCTTCTTCGTGGCCGGCGGGACGCTGGGGATCGAGAACGCGCTCAAGGCGGCCTTCGACTGGAAGGTGCGCCAGAACTTCGCGCGCGGATGGCGCGAGGAGCGGGGCGCCAAGGTGCTCCACTTCGAGCAGGCCTTCCACGGCCGCTCCGGCTACACGCTGTCCCTGACGAACACCACCGATCCCCGGAAGACCGCCTACTTCCCGAAGTTCGACTGGCCGCGCGTCGCCAACCCCAAGGCCGAGTTCCCCCTCACCGAGGACCGGTTGAAGGACGTGAAGGCGCGCGAGGCGCTCGCGGTGGCCCAGATGGATCGCGCCTTCGAGCGCTACGGCGACGACATCGCCGCGATCATCATCGAGCCGATCCAGGGCGAGGGCGGCGACAACCACTTCCGCGCCGAGTTCTTCAAGGAGCTGCGCCGCTTCGCCGACGAGAAGGGCGCCATGCTCATCTTCGACGAGGTGCAGGCGGGCTTCGGGCTCACCGGCAAGTTCTGGGCGTACGAGCACTACGGCGTCAGCCCCGACATGGTCTGCTTCGGCAAGAAGGCCCAGATCTGCGGCTTCATCGCGAACAAGCGGATCGACGAGGTGAAGGACAACGTCTTCCACGTCTCCAGCCGCATCAACTCGACGTGGGGCGGCACGCTGGTGGACATGGTCCGGAGCCAGCGCTACCTGGAGATCATGGCCGAGGACCGGCTTCTGGAGAACGCCGCGGCGCGCGGCGCCGAGCTGCTCGCCGGACTCGAGGGCTTCGCCAAGGAGTTCCCCGAACACGTGATGAACGCGCGCGGCAAGGGCCTCATGTGCGCGTTCGACCTCCGCGACGGAGGGCTTCGCGACGCGGTGATCGCGAACGCCTACGCCGAGGGCGTGGTCGTCCTGGGCTGCGGCCCGACCTCGATCCGGTTCCGTCCGCCCCTCGTGATCTCGAAGGAAGAGATCGCGCAGGGTCTGGAGAAGTTCCGGTCGAGCATCAAGAAGGCGATCGGCCGCTAA